The Methanopyrus kandleri AV19 DNA segment CGCCGGTGGAATAGCTTCGATCAAGGACGTGAAGCGGGCCAAGGAGGCCGGAGCGTACGGGGTAGTGATCGGGACCGCCCTGTACCACGGGGACATCGATCCCGTGGCACTACTTGATCTCATGGAGGAGGATTAGGGTATCATCCTCTCGATGGGGAGGACGATGATACCTTCTGCACCCAACTCTTTGGCCCTGAGTACGACCTCCGACACGTCCTCCTCGTTCACTACCGCGTAGACCTCGACCATGTCCTCGTCCCCGTATATTTCCGACACCGTGGGACCTGTCACACCCGGCAACAGCTCGTGGAACTCCTCCAACCGCTCTCGAGGTACGTTCATCATGACGAGGCACTTTCCATCGGCGTTGAGAACACCCTTCAACGACAGGTAAACTCGCCGGATCACCTCACCGTCCGTCGCGTCGGGATTGGCGATCAACCGTGCGGAGGTCTCCAGCAGTTCGTCAACAACACGAAGCCTGTTGACCTTGAGCGTAGTCCCCGTGCTGCACAGGTCCACGATCGCGTCCGCGACTCCTATCCTCGGCATGATCTCGGTGGCTCCTGACACCTGGATGATCTCCACGTCCACACCGACGTCCTCGAAGTACTGCCGGGCGATGTTGGGGAACTCCGTGGCGACGGTACCACCGTCGAGGTCTTCCGGGGACTTCACATCCGACTCTTCGGGTACCGCGAGCACCAGCCGCGCCCGACCGAACCGTAGATCGAGTAGCTCCTTCACCTCCGCCCCGGCCTCCACGATAAGGTCGTATCCAGTGATCCCGAGTTGCGCCACTCCCTCTTCCACTAGCCGAGGGATATCCGCGGCCCTGACGAACATGACCTCGATATCGGGGTCCGTGGTTCTGGCCTTGAGACGGCGTCCCAGAGGCTCCTCTACGCCGATTCCCGCGCGCTCGAGGAGCTTGAGCGCCGGCTCGTGTAGGCGTCCTTTGTTGGGTACCGCTACGGTTATCACTTGCGCCCTCCGTCGACGTCCCAGCCGCAGGATATAACGGTACCCGGGGACCTCGGACTTGAGGCTCGCGATACTAGGAGGCATCGCGGTAACTCCGGAGCGCGTGATCGAAGACGCCGGAATTCTGATCGACGAAGACGGCCGGATCTCGTTCGTGGACACCCGAGAACAGCTCGAGGAGTGTGAAGACTGGGAGGACGAAATAGAGCTCGGAGAGAAGGACGTTATCATGCCGGGCTTGATCAACACTCACACACACGGTCCCATGACGCTGTTTCGAGGCGTCGCCGATGATATGCCACTGATGAAGTGGTTGAGGGAAGAGATATGGCCACTAGAGGAGCGCCTCGACGCCGAGAAGTGCCGATGGGGAGCGGCGCTCGCGGCTATGGAGGCCCTCAAGTCCGGCACTACCTGTCTCGCCGACATGTACTTCTTCATGGACGCCGTAGCCGAGGCCTACGCCGAAGTCGGCATCCGCGCGGTGATCTCCCACGGCATGATTGACCTCGGCGAGGAGGATAAGCGGGAGGAGGAGCTGAAAGAGTCGAAACGCGTGTACCGCAAGTGCCAAGGGATGGAAGGACTCATCGAGTTCTCGCTAGGACCGCATGCCCCCTACACATGCTCGGAGGAGTTGCTCAAGGAGGTCCGGCGCTTAGCGGACGAGTGGGGCGTTAAAATTCAGATCCACGTGGCCGAAACTGAGGACGAGGTAAAAGAGGTGAAACGGAAGCACGGGAAGCGACCGGTAGAGTACCTGGACGAAATCGGACTGCTTGGTGACGACGTTATAGCCGCCCACTGCGTGTGGCTCGATGATAAAGAAATTGAAATATTATCGAAGAGAGGAGTAATAGTCTCACACAATCCAATCAGTAACATGAAGTTGGCTTCAGGTATCAGCCCCGTACCTGAAATGCTCGAGAGAGGCGTCAACGTCACTATAGGTACAGACGGGTGTGCTAGCAACAACAACCTCGATATGTTGGAGGAGATCAAAGTAGCAGCTCTGTTACATAAAGTGAATAAGATGGATCCGTCGGCCACGGAAATGTTGGAGATCCTGAGGATGGCGACGGTGAGGGCGGGTACGGTCTTCTCGAGCGAGAAGATAGGAGCCATCGAGGAAGGTTACGCGGCAGACCTAGTAGTTTTAGACGGTAGTTCTCCCAGACTGAATCCCAATCACAACCCGATCTCAAACATTGTATACTCAGCCTCAGGATCGGACGTGAAGCATGTGTTCGTGGCAGGAGAACTCGTAGTGAAGAACGGAAAACTCGTTAAAGCAGACGAGCAAGAAATACTGGAAAACTCCACCGAGTGCGCAGAACAACTCACCTCCTCATGAGTCTAACTCCCAGGTAAATCGCCGCTCCCGCTAGCACTACTACTAGAAGCGCCACTAACACCCACGCTGCGGACTTCGACGACAACCTCTTAAGTTTCTTCTTTAGTCCTTCATTTAGCTTTCTGATCTTCTTTTTTATCTCTTCAGTCACTGTTCCTTTGCCACCTCTCTTCTCCTCTTCACTCCCCTTGCTTACCTTCTTCCCTTCCTCGCTCCCGCCTCCACCGGCATGCCCACCGGCCGTACTCCCGTGCTCTTGTTCGCTATGTTTATGTTCGCTATGTTCTCCACCCTTAGTGCCCCCTCCGCCGTGTCCTCCCCCCACGCCGGCGGAGCCGGCCGGCGAGGGGTGTGAGGCGGGCGGAGGGGGCGCTTGGGTTTCCCCTCCGGAATGTGAAGATCCACCTCCGGTTCCTCCGCCGGAAGGGATGGACGGCGGCGGTGGTGGCAGTGTCTGCGCCTGAGCCGCGCTTATCGCTATCAGGACCAGCGCCGCGAGAGCCACAGCAGCGCGCCGCAAGCTATCAACCCCACCAGAGGATTCACCGAGACTTTGAACGTTATCACCGCGGCGAGTATACCCGCTCCGGCTATCGTCGCGGCGAGTGACACCGGAAGCTTAACACCGAAGACCTCGATGTAATCTCCGGACTCATGCTCCTCCGACGCGAACACGTCAGATATCCTTACCGGAATCCGCTTCGTGCCGCTTATATACTCATCATAAAGGCGTGTCACTTCCTCGTACTCCGGTATCAGTTCCGAGTCCACCAACCGCGCCGCTTCATCCCGCTGACCCCGCTCCAGCAGCTCCGCGACGCGCTTGCACTCTTCGGACATCTCTACCAGGAGATCACGAATTTTAGCGGCGATCTCCGCGAGCCGCTGGAGCTCCGATCGGTACTCCGGATGGGTCTCGGCGGCTTTACTCAGGTACTCCACGGTACGACCCCAGGTCTCGGCGGCCATCGCGTACCATCGGGCCAACTTACGGTATCCCTCCGGAGTCGGCGGAACTCTACCTCCCTCGAGAGCGTAGAGGTACAGGGCCTCTAGGAAGGCTTTGTCCAGTTCGGTCCGATAGTTGTCGTAATTCGGAGGGAGCTCTTGTCCGATGTAGTAGTAACCGTTCTCGAAAGTGGCGGCCGGGATCCCGTGTTTGGCGACAGGGGCGGTGACCCACGGTGGAGACGTTCCAGTCTGTTGCGTGTCGACCCTCGCACCGATCACTCCGGCTAGTACCTCGCAGATCTGAAGCGCCCGTTGGAAGGACTCAGGGTTGTCGTTCCCGTGGATCGGGCCGGCCGGGATTAGGATGAACTCTGACACTCCCCAGCTCGGCCGGTGCGCGTGAACGTCTAGGAAGAGCTCGGGTTTCCTTGTGATAGGCACACCGACTTTGCTCCCCAGCTCCTTGGGATGTAGCACGTAAGGCAGCACGTGGTTGTAAAACGTAAGCTGTCCGAGATCACGTGATACTCGGTACTTCTCCTCTTCACTTCCGGATTGATAGTACTCCGCCGGAATCTTGATCCACGAGACTACGAGGGTCCCCTCGAACTCGCCAGAGTTATACACGAACCACTTCACAGCCTCGAACATGCATTTGTGGGCTTGATATTCCAGTGGATGAACACCTAAGGACACCCACACAAAGTGGCCATTACCGTTCTTCCAAACATAATACTCAACCGGAACTTCATACGTTTTGTCGCCTAAGGTAACTCGATATGTCTCCACTAGCTCACCATATTGCATCGAGTAGACTCCGGTAAGTGCCGTAAAAGTCATCGCGAGCGCCATCACCACACGACGCACCCTCTCACCCCCCTGAGACGATAAAGGTGTACCCGGCGGCCAGGCCGCCCGATCATCGACGGCACTACGGCCACTCACGGGCGTGACGGGAACCGATGTGCCGGGAGCGTGACCGCGGGGATCACCGCCGGGAGACTCCCGTCTCCCCCCGTCGGGGGCCCGGCGTGGACACTCGATCACCCTCATTACCATTTTCGGGGGATGCTCGACGTTGGTCGTAGTTAAGGAGGGTGAGTACGCTATTCGGGACCCCTCCCTGGCTCCGAAAGGTCGAGACATGATTGAGTGGGCTCGGGACCACATGCCGGTATTAGGGGCCATCCGTGAGCGGTTCGAAGAAGAACGGCCGCTCGAAGGTATAACCGTGGGAATGACCCTGCATCTCGAGGCCAAGACGGCCGTTCTGGTCGAAACGCTGATGGCCGGTGGCGCCGAGGTAGCCATCACCGGATGCAATCCACTTTCGACGAAAGATGAAGTTGCGGCGGCACTCGTGGAGGAAGGAGTGCACGTATACGCCTGGCGCGGGGAGACGGAGGAAGAGTACTACCAGAACATCGACCGGGTGCTCTCCCACGAGCCCGACATCATAGTCGACGACGGTGCCGACTGTATCGCGCGCGTGCACACCGAGTTCCCGGACCTAGCGGAGCGCGTGATCGGGGCCACCGAGGAGACCACGACGGGCGTTAACAGACTGCACGCGATGCACAGGGAGGGCGTCCTGAAGTTCCCGGTCATCGCCGTGAACGACGCTAAGACGAAATACCTCATGGACAACCGTTACGGGACCGGACAGAGCGCGCTGGACGGATTGATGCGGGCCACCAACATCCTCCTAGCGGGCAAGACCGTAGTGGTAGTCGGGTACGGGTGGTGCGGTCGCGGCATTGCACGTCGAGCGCGGGGCTTGGGCGCCAACGTCATAGTAGTGGAGGTAGACCCGATCAAGGCCATGGAGGCTATCTTCGACGGATTCCGAGTGATGCCGATGGACCGCGCCGCCGAGGAAGGTGACATCTTCATCACCGCTACCGGGAATCGGGATGTGATCCGTGGCGAACACATCGAAAAGATGAAGGACGGCGTCATTTTAGCCAACGCGGGTCACTTCGACGTGGAGATCGACAAGGAGTATCTCGAGGAACATTGCGAGGAAAAGATCGACCGCAGGGGTGGCCTGGTCACCGAATACCGGATGCCAGACGGTAAGAGGGTCTACCTGATCGCAGAGGGGAGACTAGTGAACCTGGCGGCCGGCGAGGGACACCCTATTGAGATCATGGACATCAGCTTCGCACTCCAAGCGCTTTCCGTCGAGGTGTTGGCGAAAGAAGGGAAGGAGATGGAACCCGGAGTGTACAAGGTACCGAAAGACGTTGACAAGCGCGTCGCTGAACTGAAGCTAGAATCCATGGGGATCGAGTTGGAGGAACTGACACCGGAACAGCGCGAGTACATGAAGAGCTGGGAAGAAGGTACATAGCGTCGAGGATCGGGCTCCGAAAAGTTATTTTGCCAGCAATTAACAGGACCTCTCGGCGCGCGCCTTTTCAACCGAATAACGGGAGGGAACGTGATGAAACTAGACGATGTCGTCAAGGAGCACGGCGTTCTCTGTGCGTTTGTTGCCACCGAGGATGGGTTCGTGGTCGACGCGGCATCCGACACCGACATAGATCCCGAGGAGAGTGCGGCTCTGGCGGCTGACCGCCGTTATGAGACTCCGAAACGTGATGAGCAGACTGGTTTTGGCGCTGAAAGAGGTCGAAGGTGGGATCATCGTCGGACTGTTGTACGATAGCAACTAGATCCCTACTGGAGCCGTCAAGTTAATTCTTCAGGAGCTTGAGGAGGAGTACAGGGGGAGAAGCGTCGAGGAGTTGCTTTGAGGGCCACCACCGGGGGCGTAAGTGGTGGCTATCGAGATCGAAGACGTGAACGAGGTCCTACTAGCTGCATCGCTGTCAGCGCTTAAAGAGCTCGGTGAAACTCCTCATACGATCGCACTAGTCGTGAGGAGTCTGCTCGAAGACGGAGTGGAGGAGATCCCTAAGGGGTTCCTGGACGAGCTTAGGGAGGCATTGCACTCCCCTCCTGGATCCGTACAGTCGCGGAAAGGTACGAGGTACGAAATAGGTAATGAGGACGGGAATATCACCATTCGAATCGAAAGCTGTAGCTGGAAATCTATTTGTGAACTTCAGGAAGAAATGGGACAAAAAATCTGTCCTGTAGCAATCATTATCGATGCTATATCTGAAACATTACCTATTTATATCGAATTTAACAGCAGTTCAGACTGCGTAGTTGAAGCTAAGAGGGTGAGGACATGAGTATTGCCAGTATCGAGCATACAATCGCGATAATGTCTACTCTTAATAAAGTAATTAAAGAGAATGACGGTTCAGTAACACATTTCCACCTAAGTATTGTTTCGAGTAAAATAATGGAAACACAAACGGCCAAAAGACGGGTGGAACAAGTACTCGAAAACTGCAAAAAGGTGTCGACACTGCTGTTAAAAATGGCGAATCAAAGGTCGATATTGATGGATACATGTCGATAGAATTTCGATTAGAATTCGATGATGTTATATTATGTACAATAAATGAGTGCCCTTATAGGAGATGGTGTACTAAAATATTATCGATGGTAATAGAGGGAGAGGAACTAATGGTACTGCCATGTACAATCCTCATGGAGTGCTGCCTCCAGGACTCTCATGGGGGAGTGCATAAGGTCGAACCAGATGAGAACTCCTGCGAAATCGAGATCGTGCTCAGACACTGAGGTGTTCCTACCCGAGATCGACGATCGATGTCACGAGCTGGCGGAGCGCTACGGCGTTCGGCCTTACATGGTGGCCCGATATCTGACCTTCTTAGGACGGTCCGAAACCGAGAGACTTCTGAAACATATGGAGGACATCCGTCCGGCCATTCGGACGAATACTATCTTGATAGATCCTGAAGAACTTCGACGTGTCTTGGAAGAGAAGCGAGGATTCGAGCTGAAGCGCTGCCCCGAGCCCGTGGATGTGGGGTTTTGGATCCTCAACGACCCGCCTATCTCCATCGGCGCCACCTTGGAGTACATGATGGGGTACTACGTGCCCCAGGACGCCGCTTCCATGTTACCTCCGGTCGTACTGGACCCGAAACCTGGAGATCGAGTGCTCGACGCGTGTGCGGCCCCGGGTGGGAAGACCACCCACCTGGCCCAACTCATGGACAACGAAGGCACGTTGATAGCCATCGACGTGGACCCGGACCGCATGCGGGCGTTGAAGAGCAACCTAGCCAGATGCGGTGTCGCCAACGCGGTGGCCCTCCGTATGAACGCCCTCGACTTGCCGAGCACCGACTGGGAGTTCGATCGAATCCTTCTCGACGCGCCGTGCACCGGGGAGGGAACTATCCACAAAGACCCTTCTAGGAAGACTAGCCGCGATCCGGAGGACATCGCCACGTGTGCCAGGTTACAGCGCCGCTTGATAGACGCGGTCGTAGATGTGTTGAGACCAGGCGGTGTGCTGGTCTACTCCACCTGCACATTCTCGCCCGAAGAGAACGAGCTGATAGTGCAATACGCCGTAGATGAACACGGACTGGAGCCGGAGCCCGTGGACGTGGGGTGGGCGGACAGGGGACTACGCGTGCCGGGGGTCGAGCCGAAGGTGCGACGGACGTGCGCCCGGCTGTATCCCCACAGACACGGTATGGGGATCTTTTTCGTCGCTAGATTACGGAAGCCCCTCAGCTAAGGCCCCATCGATCACCCATTAATAGCTCACCAAGGGATTCCTTCGTCATCGGGGCGCGCATTGGGAGCATTGGAGGAGTTCGAGTGGAAGCTCGCCGAACACGATGTTCCTATTCCCGTCCGTCAGGACGCTGTGGCGCTGTACCGTGTGTTACTGGAGACGGTTCGAATTTGGGGGATAGAGAGGGAGGAAGGCGTTCGGGAGAGTAGAAGCGAAGTCCGCGCACGGATCAGCTGTGAGGGACTCGATTGCGCCGTCCTCACGAAGGTGGGTGAAGATCGGCCACAACTTCTCCTGAGAACTGTCTTGGGTCCGAGGTTGCTCGCGGAAGTGTTCGAGCGGGCACACGAGAGCGGCGTCAGATCCTTCCACTTCGACCTTCAGGGGCGAGGATTGCGGGTAGAGGGCGAGTACGACGTGGGCATCGTTCAGATCAAGGTCGTCGGCGGGGGAGCGGGGTGGGAGCTGCTGGAGGATTTAGAGAAGAGGGGGTTCTCTGTAACTGGGTTATAGTCGGTCGGCAAAGGGAGAGTTCCTCACACGTTCGGATAGCGGGGACCTCCTCATCCCGATGCGACGAGCTCCTCACAGAGGTCGATGAACCGTTCCCGAGCGTTGCCCCCGAAGAGTTCCTTACCTCTCTCCCCCATACGCTTCAGGTCTTCGGGATCGATGCTCAGGGCTCGACTCACGGCTTTTACGACCTCTTCGGGGTTAGAAGCGTCTTCGGCTGCCACCGCAACACCGCGTTTCTCCAACTTCTTAGCGGTAACGTATTGATGGTCCCTGAGCACGTCCCTCCTGGGCAGAACCACCACCGGCTTCCCCAGCGCGGCGGCCTCCACGGGAGTGGCTCCCCCTAGGCACACGACGAGATCGGCTGCCTTCAACAGGGCCGGAAAATCGTGGAAGAAGCGCTTCACCACGATCCCAGAACACAGTCCATTCAGCGCTCGTTTCAAGCGCTTGGGATCCATGGCGTTCCCCGTGTTCACGACCACTTCCCAATCCCTAAGTAGCCCCTCTTCGGCGCACCTGACGAGCCCCTCCAGAGCGGGCTTGTAGCCGGCCGAGCCCGTAGTCCACACGAGTACTCGATCTCCCAGGTCGTACTTCTCCCGGGCCTCCTCCGGATCGGCCTCCTCGAAGCTCCGAGGCAACACGATACCGACGTTGATCACCCGATCGCCGTAGTACTCGGCCATATCCTCATCCCAGACTCCGATGATGTCTGCGCACAACTTCGCGACCTTACCCGAGACGGAGACTACGTCGGTCGGCTCGTAATGTGCCACGGGTAATCGCTTGAACTTCCCGGCGATCATCGGCCCGATAGCCACACCGGCCCCCGTGGACAGGATTAGATCGGGCCGCACGTCACGGAGTACTTTGGAAGCCGCTAGGTAGTTCTTCAGCCCGCCCAGAGCGGCCTTCCAGGAGGTATCACCCATCCTCCTGGGTCTCGGCAGACCTACGTACTCTTCGAAGCCCGCCTTCTTGAGCCGTTCTACGGCCTGATCGGAGTCTTCATTGACGGCGAACGTCACGTCATGTCCTCGATCGGATAACTCCTCGGCGAGGGCGAGTGCCCTCGTGAGATGTCCGCCATCCCCTGAAGCTATTAACACGTGCACGGACGTTCCCCCGGGGACTACCGGTTGGGAGTGCAGGTAGGCATAGTCGGCAAGCCGAACGTGGGTAAGAGCACGTTCTTCGCGGCTGCCACACTGTCACCCGTGGAAACTGCGGACTACCCTTTCACTACAGTCGATCCGAACCAAGGTGTCGCCCACGTCCGAACGGAATGCCCCTGTAAAGCGTTCGGTGTGGAGTGCCAGCCTCGGAACTCCTCGTGCATCGACGGCAACAGGTTCGTGCCAGTGGAGCTGATCGACGTCGCGGGACTAGTTCCTGGCGCCCACGAAGGGAGAGGGCTCGGCAACAAGTTTCTGGACGACCTCAGGCAAGCATCCGTGCTGATACATGTCGTGGATGTTTCGGGATCCACGGACGAGGAAGGTCGTCCGTGCGATCCGGGTACTAGAGAACCTGCCGAGGACGTGAGGTTCCTGGAGCGCGAGCTGGACGAGTGGATAGCGGGCATACTGCGCAGGGACTGGGACCGGACTGCCAAGCGCGCAAGCCTGGAGAAAATCCCGGCGGCGGAAGTTCTCAGGGAACGGCTGGCGGGCATCGGGGTGTCGGCATCGGACGTCGAGAGTGCCATGGAAAGGGCGGAGGTACCGAGCGACCTCACGAAATGGTCGGACGAGGACATCCGACGGTTCGCCCGGGAAGTGCGGCGTGTCAACAAGCCGATGGTCATCGCCGCCAATAAGATCGACGTCGAGTGCGCCGAAGAGAACCTGAAGAGATTGGAAGAGGAAGTCGAGTACCCGGTGGTTCCCACGTGTGCCGAGGCGGAGCTCGCGCTCAGGCGTGCGGCCGACCAGGGGTTGATCCGCTACCTACCGGGGGATTCAGATTTCGAGATACTGCAGGAAGAAAAGCTGAGCGACGAGCAGCTCCAGGCGCTCGAATTCATCAGGGAGAAGGTTTTGAAACGCTGGGGTTCCACCGGAGTGCAGGAGGCCCTGAATCGGGCGGTATTCGATGTGGCTAAGATGATCGTAGTGTACCCGGTAGAGAACGAGAACAAGTTGTCGGACTCCGAAGGCAGGGTACTGCCGGATGCACTGCTCCTCCCGGAAGGTACTATGGTACGCGAATTGGCCTATAACATCCACACCGAAATCGGGGAGAGTTTTAATAGAGCCATCTTAGTGAAACCCGACGGGAGCCGTGAGGTAGTTGGTGAAGATCACGAGTTGGAACATGGAGAT contains these protein-coding regions:
- a CDS encoding UDP-N-acetylglucosamine--N-acetylmuramyl-(pentapeptide) pyrophosphoryl-undecaprenol N-acetylglucosamine transferase codes for the protein MHVLIASGDGGHLTRALALAEELSDRGHDVTFAVNEDSDQAVERLKKAGFEEYVGLPRPRRMGDTSWKAALGGLKNYLAASKVLRDVRPDLILSTGAGVAIGPMIAGKFKRLPVAHYEPTDVVSVSGKVAKLCADIIGVWDEDMAEYYGDRVINVGIVLPRSFEEADPEEAREKYDLGDRVLVWTTGSAGYKPALEGLVRCAEEGLLRDWEVVVNTGNAMDPKRLKRALNGLCSGIVVKRFFHDFPALLKAADLVVCLGGATPVEAAALGKPVVVLPRRDVLRDHQYVTAKKLEKRGVAVAAEDASNPEEVVKAVSRALSIDPEDLKRMGERGKELFGGNARERFIDLCEELVASG
- a CDS encoding adenosylhomocysteinase, which translates into the protein MVVVKEGEYAIRDPSLAPKGRDMIEWARDHMPVLGAIRERFEEERPLEGITVGMTLHLEAKTAVLVETLMAGGAEVAITGCNPLSTKDEVAAALVEEGVHVYAWRGETEEEYYQNIDRVLSHEPDIIVDDGADCIARVHTEFPDLAERVIGATEETTTGVNRLHAMHREGVLKFPVIAVNDAKTKYLMDNRYGTGQSALDGLMRATNILLAGKTVVVVGYGWCGRGIARRARGLGANVIVVEVDPIKAMEAIFDGFRVMPMDRAAEEGDIFITATGNRDVIRGEHIEKMKDGVILANAGHFDVEIDKEYLEEHCEEKIDRRGGLVTEYRMPDGKRVYLIAEGRLVNLAAGEGHPIEIMDISFALQALSVEVLAKEGKEMEPGVYKVPKDVDKRVAELKLESMGIELEELTPEQREYMKSWEEGT
- a CDS encoding redox-regulated ATPase YchF, translated to MGVQVGIVGKPNVGKSTFFAAATLSPVETADYPFTTVDPNQGVAHVRTECPCKAFGVECQPRNSSCIDGNRFVPVELIDVAGLVPGAHEGRGLGNKFLDDLRQASVLIHVVDVSGSTDEEGRPCDPGTREPAEDVRFLERELDEWIAGILRRDWDRTAKRASLEKIPAAEVLRERLAGIGVSASDVESAMERAEVPSDLTKWSDEDIRRFAREVRRVNKPMVIAANKIDVECAEENLKRLEEEVEYPVVPTCAEAELALRRAADQGLIRYLPGDSDFEILQEEKLSDEQLQALEFIREKVLKRWGSTGVQEALNRAVFDVAKMIVVYPVENENKLSDSEGRVLPDALLLPEGTMVRELAYNIHTEIGESFNRAILVKPDGSREVVGEDHELEHGDVVKIQTS
- a CDS encoding amidohydrolase, whose protein sequence is MRLAILGGIAVTPERVIEDAGILIDEDGRISFVDTREQLEECEDWEDEIELGEKDVIMPGLINTHTHGPMTLFRGVADDMPLMKWLREEIWPLEERLDAEKCRWGAALAAMEALKSGTTCLADMYFFMDAVAEAYAEVGIRAVISHGMIDLGEEDKREEELKESKRVYRKCQGMEGLIEFSLGPHAPYTCSEELLKEVRRLADEWGVKIQIHVAETEDEVKEVKRKHGKRPVEYLDEIGLLGDDVIAAHCVWLDDKEIEILSKRGVIVSHNPISNMKLASGISPVPEMLERGVNVTIGTDGCASNNNLDMLEEIKVAALLHKVNKMDPSATEMLEILRMATVRAGTVFSSEKIGAIEEGYAADLVVLDGSSPRLNPNHNPISNIVYSASGSDVKHVFVAGELVVKNGKLVKADEQEILENSTECAEQLTSS
- a CDS encoding roadblock/LC7 domain-containing protein, giving the protein MKLDDVVKEHGVLCAFVATEDGFVVDAASDTDIDPEESAALAADRRYETPKRDEQTGFGAERGRRWDHRRTVVR
- the hisG gene encoding ATP phosphoribosyltransferase: MTVAVPNKGRLHEPALKLLERAGIGVEEPLGRRLKARTTDPDIEVMFVRAADIPRLVEEGVAQLGITGYDLIVEAGAEVKELLDLRFGRARLVLAVPEESDVKSPEDLDGGTVATEFPNIARQYFEDVGVDVEIIQVSGATEIMPRIGVADAIVDLCSTGTTLKVNRLRVVDELLETSARLIANPDATDGEVIRRVYLSLKGVLNADGKCLVMMNVPRERLEEFHELLPGVTGPTVSEIYGDEDMVEVYAVVNEEDVSEVVLRAKELGAEGIIVLPIERMIP
- a CDS encoding RsmB/NOP family class I SAM-dependent RNA methyltransferase, with protein sequence MRTPAKSRSCSDTEVFLPEIDDRCHELAERYGVRPYMVARYLTFLGRSETERLLKHMEDIRPAIRTNTILIDPEELRRVLEEKRGFELKRCPEPVDVGFWILNDPPISIGATLEYMMGYYVPQDAASMLPPVVLDPKPGDRVLDACAAPGGKTTHLAQLMDNEGTLIAIDVDPDRMRALKSNLARCGVANAVALRMNALDLPSTDWEFDRILLDAPCTGEGTIHKDPSRKTSRDPEDIATCARLQRRLIDAVVDVLRPGGVLVYSTCTFSPEENELIVQYAVDEHGLEPEPVDVGWADRGLRVPGVEPKVRRTCARLYPHRHGMGIFFVARLRKPLS